One stretch of Bacillota bacterium DNA includes these proteins:
- a CDS encoding helix-hairpin-helix domain-containing protein, giving the protein MQKHTWAKCKPNIEELVLLAREKMADSGLVIEKRQAAVIVLLLIFIVSGSLLLYMKSKPRPVAVSKAVDKPEQTSKRDLPAKVEDACMLYIHVAGAVVNPGVYRLKEGSRVIDAVNAAGGGLDSADEGALNLAAKVFDGQKIYMPKKGEVPQQTISLQAGADGSTGDAKINLNTATLEQLDALPGIGQVTATRIIEYRNKRGPFKRVDDLKEIDGIGNKKFDQIKDRLCVE; this is encoded by the coding sequence ATGCAAAAGCATACTTGGGCAAAATGCAAGCCAAATATCGAAGAGTTGGTGCTGCTTGCAAGGGAGAAGATGGCGGACAGCGGGCTCGTGATTGAGAAGCGCCAGGCAGCAGTGATTGTTTTGCTGCTTATATTTATAGTTTCCGGTAGCCTATTACTTTATATGAAATCTAAGCCACGACCGGTTGCTGTATCAAAGGCGGTGGATAAGCCAGAGCAAACTTCTAAAAGGGACTTGCCGGCAAAAGTTGAGGATGCTTGTATGCTATATATCCATGTGGCGGGTGCGGTTGTTAATCCAGGAGTATATCGTCTTAAAGAAGGAAGTCGGGTTATTGATGCTGTTAACGCAGCAGGGGGTGGATTGGATTCTGCCGACGAGGGAGCGCTTAACCTTGCCGCTAAGGTCTTCGATGGGCAGAAGATTTATATGCCCAAGAAAGGCGAGGTGCCCCAGCAAACCATATCTTTACAGGCTGGGGCTGATGGATCCACAGGCGATGCTAAAATTAACCTCAATACGGCGACGCTTGAGCAGCTCGATGCGCTTCCTGGAATAGGGCAGGTAACCGCCACAAGAATAATTGAGTACAGAAATAAGCGCGGCCCATTTAAAAGGGTCGATGACTTAAAAGAAATCGATGGGATAGGCAACAAGAAGTTTGATCAGATCAAGGACCGGTTGTGTGTTGAGTGA
- a CDS encoding DUF3096 domain-containing protein: MNYSFITTAILAILFGALIFIFPQALSYAVAAYLVVVGISGLINARRN; the protein is encoded by the coding sequence TTGAATTACTCATTCATCACTACTGCGATTCTAGCAATCTTATTTGGAGCATTAATATTTATCTTCCCGCAAGCTCTAAGCTACGCCGTCGCCGCCTACCTTGTGGTCGTCGGAATTTCTGGATTAATAAATGCAAGAAGAAACTAG
- the murJ gene encoding murein biosynthesis integral membrane protein MurJ, translating into MQDENIIAGDADKSPSIAKSTAKMSVATTFSRLTGFMRNMALAYALGSGVLNDTFATANVMPNIIFELLMGGILGSVIIPVYVQYLAEKSDNESRYMISNLTNIIFVLAAALSLLAAVFAPFLVHLITIREPSRETPLMVMFFRIFAFQIMFYALAAVFTGVLNSHRRFTVPMVVPILNNIIVIATVLGLYLPFYKSNPHFAQTALAVGTTAGVAALAVAQIPYVLRVGLTLRPVLDFRHPAVKQIARLGLPMIGFAATVQLNTYVIYMLLQEDKGGAMAYMNSLAFFQLPYAIFVVSIVTAIFPELSRYANSKNFTKFKSTLSLGLRVTSFITIPSAVFVAVMAKPIIGLTLQHGNFDEAGTEITAGMLTAFSFALLSYSLYNTLTRVYYSLQDTKTPLKIGALSIPLQIVFNFLLYETLGAWGLPISYGLALTFAVIIQLYILRKKIGPIGASIILRAIVKQFVAAIPMGLSVFLVYYLLQGAPMPRMLVQTFEIAIAAVVAAVVYLGMALLLGVEEVDFIKQISRRFMRARMKTI; encoded by the coding sequence ATGCAGGATGAAAACATAATCGCTGGCGATGCTGATAAATCGCCGTCCATCGCTAAATCGACAGCTAAAATGTCAGTGGCCACTACTTTCAGCCGGTTAACCGGCTTTATGCGAAATATGGCGCTGGCTTACGCGCTTGGTAGCGGTGTTCTAAACGATACCTTTGCCACCGCAAACGTTATGCCCAATATTATATTCGAACTTCTTATGGGAGGTATTTTAGGCTCGGTTATTATTCCGGTTTACGTCCAGTACCTGGCCGAGAAGAGCGATAACGAATCCCGCTACATGATTAGCAACCTCACAAATATCATATTTGTTCTCGCTGCAGCTCTAAGCTTACTGGCTGCAGTGTTCGCACCGTTTCTTGTACACCTTATAACAATACGTGAGCCGTCCAGGGAAACGCCCTTAATGGTCATGTTCTTCAGAATATTTGCGTTCCAAATAATGTTTTACGCGCTCGCTGCGGTCTTTACCGGCGTACTAAACTCACACCGCCGATTTACAGTGCCCATGGTGGTTCCAATCCTAAATAACATAATTGTGATTGCAACGGTACTTGGTCTCTATCTGCCGTTTTACAAAAGCAATCCTCATTTTGCCCAAACGGCTTTGGCAGTTGGGACAACGGCTGGGGTGGCTGCGCTCGCAGTGGCTCAGATTCCGTATGTCTTAAGGGTAGGGCTGACTCTGAGGCCGGTACTTGATTTCCGTCATCCAGCGGTAAAACAAATTGCCAGGCTGGGACTTCCGATGATCGGTTTTGCAGCTACGGTACAGCTTAATACTTACGTTATTTACATGCTTCTGCAAGAGGATAAGGGTGGGGCAATGGCGTATATGAACTCGCTTGCTTTCTTTCAGCTGCCTTACGCAATTTTTGTTGTATCGATAGTTACGGCTATTTTCCCCGAACTTTCTCGTTATGCTAACAGTAAAAACTTTACTAAATTTAAAAGTACGCTGTCTTTAGGCCTGCGTGTGACGTCGTTTATAACCATCCCTTCAGCCGTTTTTGTCGCCGTAATGGCAAAGCCCATAATCGGTCTTACCTTACAGCACGGAAATTTCGATGAGGCAGGTACCGAAATAACAGCTGGCATGCTTACCGCATTCTCATTCGCCTTGCTATCGTACTCACTTTACAACACGCTCACCAGGGTTTATTATTCTCTGCAGGACACAAAAACGCCGCTAAAAATCGGTGCCTTGAGCATCCCGCTGCAAATCGTGTTTAACTTTCTGCTCTATGAAACGCTTGGGGCTTGGGGTCTGCCAATTTCTTACGGGTTGGCGCTTACTTTTGCGGTAATCATACAGCTATATATCTTAAGGAAAAAAATAGGCCCGATAGGGGCCTCGATTATATTAAGGGCTATAGTTAAGCAGTTCGTGGCGGCAATTCCGATGGGGCTCTCAGTGTTTCTGGTATATTACTTGCTCCAAGGTGCTCCGATGCCGCGCATGCTTGTCCAGACATTTGAGATTGCCATTGCGGCTGTGGTGGCTGCTGTAGTTTATTTGGGAATGGCGCTACTGCTTGGCGTTGAAGAGGTCGATTTTATTAAACAGATATCAAGAAGATTTATGCGAGCAAGGATGAAAACAATTTAA
- the lepA gene encoding translation elongation factor 4, with translation MNQKNIRNFSIIAHIDHGKSTLADRLLELTHAVSEREMVDQILDSMDLERERGITIKARAVRINYRAKDGKEYVLNLIDTPGHVDFTYEVSRSLAACEGALLVVDAAQGVEAQTLANTFLALENNLEIVPVINKIDLPSADPERVAGEIEESLGIDAGDALMVSAKTGEGAEEVLEAIVRKIPGPKGDPYAPLKALIFDSLYDPYRGVIVYIRVVDGSIKPGQKIKMMATGRIAEVEEIGVLRPAMDKVGELGPGEVGYLIAGIKDVRDSKVGDTITYAKHGAEEPLPGYREAKPMVFCGLYPVDGGQYEDLRDALSKLQLNDPALVYEPETSSALGFGFRCGFLGLLHMEIIKERLEREYNLELVATAPSVAYRITKTNGEQVIIRNPSEMPAPHIIEKMEEPFVSAVILLPSDYVGTVMELCQERRGEFKNMQYLSENRVEIHYDLPLAEILLDFFNQLKSRTRGYASLDYEHKGYKVTDLVKLDILLAGTLVDAFSCIVPKEKAYPIGRELTNKLREIIPRQMFEVVIQAAIGSKIIARESVKAKRKDVLAKCYGGDITRKRKLLEKQKEGKRRMKQVGRVEVPQEAFMQVLRVEDK, from the coding sequence ATGAATCAGAAAAATATAAGAAATTTTAGCATAATAGCACATATAGACCATGGCAAATCTACGCTTGCGGATAGGTTGCTTGAGCTGACGCACGCTGTGTCTGAGCGTGAGATGGTGGACCAAATCCTCGATTCGATGGATCTTGAACGCGAGCGTGGCATCACTATTAAGGCGCGCGCCGTTAGGATCAATTACAGGGCTAAGGACGGAAAGGAATATGTCTTAAATCTCATCGACACGCCGGGGCACGTTGATTTTACTTATGAGGTATCAAGAAGCCTTGCTGCCTGCGAGGGTGCCCTTCTTGTCGTTGATGCTGCTCAGGGTGTTGAGGCTCAGACTCTTGCCAATACGTTTCTTGCTTTAGAAAACAACCTGGAGATAGTGCCGGTCATAAATAAAATAGACCTGCCGAGTGCTGATCCAGAGAGGGTTGCAGGTGAGATAGAGGAAAGTCTCGGAATTGATGCAGGCGATGCCTTGATGGTCAGCGCGAAAACAGGCGAGGGGGCAGAGGAAGTACTCGAAGCGATAGTCAGAAAAATCCCCGGGCCGAAAGGCGATCCCTATGCACCACTAAAAGCACTCATCTTCGACTCGCTATACGATCCTTACCGTGGGGTTATAGTCTACATCAGGGTAGTCGATGGTTCGATCAAGCCAGGACAGAAGATAAAGATGATGGCGACAGGCCGTATTGCCGAGGTTGAAGAGATTGGTGTGCTTCGTCCTGCAATGGATAAAGTAGGCGAGCTTGGCCCAGGCGAGGTGGGTTACCTTATCGCCGGAATCAAGGATGTTCGCGACAGTAAGGTTGGTGATACGATAACTTATGCTAAGCATGGGGCAGAAGAGCCGCTTCCCGGTTATCGCGAGGCTAAGCCGATGGTCTTCTGCGGTCTTTACCCGGTAGACGGTGGCCAGTATGAAGATTTGCGGGACGCTCTCTCCAAATTGCAGCTTAACGATCCGGCACTTGTTTATGAGCCTGAAACGTCATCTGCTCTTGGTTTTGGCTTTAGATGCGGTTTCCTCGGGCTCCTACATATGGAGATAATTAAAGAAAGACTTGAGAGGGAATACAACCTCGAACTTGTTGCAACGGCTCCAAGTGTTGCATACCGGATTACTAAGACTAATGGGGAGCAAGTAATTATACGCAATCCATCAGAGATGCCGGCTCCTCACATCATTGAAAAAATGGAGGAGCCGTTTGTCTCGGCTGTTATACTTCTTCCTAGTGATTATGTGGGAACGGTCATGGAGCTTTGTCAAGAGAGGCGCGGCGAGTTTAAAAACATGCAGTATTTGAGCGAGAACAGAGTCGAGATTCATTATGACCTGCCGCTTGCAGAGATATTACTTGACTTCTTCAATCAGTTGAAGTCGCGTACGCGTGGATATGCATCGCTTGATTATGAGCATAAGGGTTATAAAGTAACCGATCTGGTTAAGCTGGATATACTGCTTGCGGGCACACTGGTTGATGCGTTCTCCTGTATTGTGCCCAAAGAGAAGGCATATCCGATAGGAAGGGAACTTACAAACAAGCTGCGGGAGATTATCCCAAGGCAAATGTTTGAAGTTGTAATCCAGGCGGCCATTGGGAGCAAGATTATCGCACGCGAGTCGGTAAAAGCAAAAAGAAAAGATGTTCTTGCCAAATGCTATGGCGGTGACATAACAAGAAAGCGCAAGCTTCTCGAGAAGCAAAAAGAAGGCAAACGCAGGATGAAGCAAGTTGGACGGGTCGAAGTCCCTCAAGAAGCTTTTATGCAGGTGTTGCGAGTTGAAGATAAGTAG
- the holA gene encoding DNA polymerase III subunit delta: MKQAKQKPLKPVYLIYGDKKMIEDALARLKRRISAQFNLDFNFDHFNGSSDSALDIIQAANTLPFMSEKRLVVVKDADKLSADDTLKLARYAESPSKTTCLVLVAGSVNKAGKLYKAVEKSGEVAEYKLKGSLVAWIKNEFNGWGKLVSDSIAKYLLDMVGSDLLRLSVEIEKISLYCTEERIIDPNEIDPIVARSFETSVFDLAERIGERNIPKAIETLHFLLQQREPPLAILNLIARHFRLTLRAKIWVEQGRDSKYLIENLTGAEGKKLPYFAVNKYREQSYNFSVDELKKIFERILEADIALKSSLQPPEAILEDLIIQLAA; the protein is encoded by the coding sequence ATGAAGCAGGCAAAACAGAAACCGCTAAAGCCGGTTTACCTTATTTATGGTGACAAGAAGATGATAGAGGATGCGCTTGCCCGTCTTAAAAGGCGTATCTCAGCCCAATTTAATCTTGATTTTAACTTTGATCACTTCAATGGTTCTTCAGACAGTGCACTTGATATCATTCAGGCTGCAAATACGCTGCCGTTTATGTCAGAGAAAAGACTGGTAGTCGTAAAGGATGCCGATAAGCTTTCTGCGGATGATACTTTAAAGCTGGCAAGATATGCGGAAAGCCCTTCTAAGACTACCTGTCTAGTTTTAGTTGCTGGGTCTGTTAATAAGGCTGGCAAACTATATAAGGCTGTCGAGAAGAGCGGGGAGGTTGCTGAGTATAAGCTTAAAGGCAGCCTCGTTGCCTGGATAAAAAACGAATTCAACGGGTGGGGAAAGCTTGTTTCAGATTCTATTGCTAAATATTTACTTGACATGGTTGGATCAGACCTTTTAAGGCTAAGTGTAGAAATAGAGAAAATAAGCCTCTACTGTACTGAGGAACGCATTATCGACCCGAACGAGATCGATCCGATTGTGGCCAGGTCGTTTGAGACTTCTGTGTTTGATCTTGCAGAAAGAATTGGTGAGAGAAATATCCCTAAGGCTATTGAGACTCTACATTTTCTGCTACAGCAGCGGGAGCCACCGCTTGCAATTTTAAACTTAATTGCTAGGCATTTCAGACTGACTCTTAGAGCAAAAATTTGGGTTGAGCAGGGGCGCGATAGCAAATATCTTATTGAAAATCTGACAGGGGCTGAGGGCAAAAAGCTACCTTACTTCGCAGTAAACAAATACAGGGAACAGAGCTATAATTTCTCCGTCGATGAGCTGAAAAAAATATTCGAACGTATCCTTGAGGCTGATATTGCGCTTAAGTCGAGCCTTCAACCCCCAGAAGCCATTCTTGAAGATCTGATTATTCAGCTGGCTGCATAA
- the rpsT gene encoding 30S ribosomal protein S20 — translation MANIKSQIKRIKVAERQRIRNKSVRSALKTYITKFNNAVAAGDRDAAKSALDIAIKKLDKAAEKGIIHKNNAANKKSSLMKKFNKLAG, via the coding sequence TTGGCGAATATTAAGTCGCAAATTAAGCGGATCAAAGTAGCGGAGCGCCAGCGCATTCGCAATAAAAGCGTTAGGTCGGCTCTAAAAACTTACATCACCAAATTTAACAATGCAGTAGCAGCCGGTGATCGGGATGCTGCTAAATCAGCACTCGATATAGCTATAAAGAAGCTGGATAAAGCAGCCGAAAAAGGCATCATCCACAAAAACAACGCCGCAAACAAGAAATCAAGCTTAATGAAAAAATTCAATAAATTAGCCGGCTAA
- a CDS encoding DNA internalization-related competence protein ComEC/Rec2: MIRSRTGCVLSELRLPPILVFTIALMAGIILADLFRPGFTLSLILFLCGIAIYLIATMKNLLLRFVSSALMFLLLGMLLTSLAAAKLDAGLLYKYARESSYVTVEGRLVSDPKLQNGVSSFDLEVGKLSVGDKSWLINEKLKAKIRSRDRIRLYMGQGVRISGHLELPKSDGDLNYRWYLYHKGITSILVASSEDINRADNAFSLMSFAGSIRHWIKERNMSRLPVDQAALLNGIILGDDSDIPEDVGDSFRATGLTHILAASGMNIALVLTALWPLLRLLRLHAKWQYFILVLAAALYTLVSGMSPSISRAFLMATIALTAWVIGREGNIIASLSAAAMIILIADPLILYDIGFQLSFAATAFLISFVPVFDGMIDVLPRPLRSALSVAFAAQIGVIPLIAYYFGQLSAISLIANLVVVPLAGPVLILGMAVLPVDSIAPYLAKPAYTLLSVMLRAMILGAKILFKYPSATLYLNQPSLGTVIIYYIVIACIYVYIRKLNLKLRLSNVIIIIAIISLAPICWQIARSVSSSEFEVTFLDVGQGDSAIVSGPDGSVILIDSGPNPGIIKRKLDQRGIKKIDAIIVTHAHSDHLGALDRLIDSYNIGGILYPAGIDRTRALSIILSSAKRKGIKCTSLDTGDILHVGSCLEVDILYAGADGEENDNSAVTMIKYSKLSLLFTGDAGGEIERQLIQERKSIDADILKVGHHGSSVSSTRDFLCAVTPCISVISVGRNNMYGHPARSTIDRLLDVGSKIYRTDRNGDVTIKSDGNAYQVYVEKE, encoded by the coding sequence TTGATCAGATCAAGGACCGGTTGTGTGTTGAGTGAGCTTCGCCTACCGCCTATTCTTGTTTTTACAATCGCGCTCATGGCCGGCATAATCTTAGCCGACCTGTTTCGCCCCGGATTTACCTTGTCACTAATCCTATTTCTTTGCGGTATAGCCATTTATCTGATTGCGACGATGAAAAACCTGCTTTTAAGGTTTGTTTCATCTGCACTCATGTTTCTGCTACTGGGAATGCTTTTGACATCGCTTGCTGCCGCCAAGCTCGATGCCGGTTTACTTTATAAATACGCAAGAGAGTCTTCTTATGTAACGGTAGAAGGTAGACTGGTCAGTGACCCAAAACTGCAGAATGGAGTTTCAAGTTTTGATCTTGAAGTTGGCAAGCTGTCTGTTGGCGATAAAAGCTGGCTGATTAACGAAAAGCTTAAAGCCAAAATCCGCTCCAGAGATCGCATAAGGCTTTATATGGGGCAGGGTGTAAGGATATCTGGACATCTAGAGCTTCCTAAGTCTGACGGCGATTTAAACTACCGTTGGTATCTGTATCATAAAGGAATAACGTCAATTTTGGTTGCTTCGAGCGAGGATATCAACCGCGCTGATAACGCTTTCTCGCTAATGTCTTTTGCCGGCTCGATCCGACATTGGATCAAAGAGCGAAACATGTCTCGTCTGCCTGTTGATCAGGCTGCCTTGCTTAACGGCATCATACTTGGAGATGACTCCGACATACCGGAGGATGTAGGGGATTCATTTAGGGCAACTGGCCTTACCCATATACTTGCAGCATCTGGCATGAACATTGCTCTTGTACTGACTGCACTGTGGCCTTTACTTCGCTTACTTCGTTTGCACGCAAAGTGGCAATATTTTATCCTTGTCTTGGCTGCCGCCCTCTACACGTTAGTTAGCGGAATGTCCCCATCTATTAGCCGGGCTTTTCTTATGGCAACTATTGCTCTTACCGCGTGGGTAATTGGAAGGGAAGGAAATATCATTGCATCGCTATCAGCCGCGGCCATGATAATCCTTATTGCTGACCCTTTAATTCTTTATGATATAGGTTTTCAACTATCATTTGCCGCTACCGCCTTCCTAATCTCTTTTGTACCTGTGTTTGATGGAATGATAGATGTTCTGCCTAGGCCTTTAAGGTCTGCGCTATCAGTAGCATTCGCTGCCCAAATTGGCGTTATTCCTTTAATTGCTTACTACTTTGGACAGCTATCGGCAATCTCGTTAATAGCGAATCTGGTAGTTGTGCCACTTGCCGGACCGGTACTGATTTTAGGTATGGCAGTACTGCCGGTTGATTCCATAGCGCCGTATTTAGCAAAGCCGGCTTATACGCTGCTGTCGGTGATGCTTAGAGCAATGATTTTAGGGGCTAAAATACTGTTTAAATACCCAAGCGCTACTTTATACTTGAACCAACCTTCACTCGGCACTGTCATTATCTATTACATTGTTATCGCATGTATATATGTATATATACGCAAACTTAACCTAAAGTTGAGGTTAAGTAATGTAATAATAATCATTGCTATCATATCGCTTGCTCCAATTTGCTGGCAAATCGCAAGGTCTGTTAGCTCTTCTGAGTTTGAGGTGACTTTCCTGGATGTAGGGCAAGGGGACAGCGCTATTGTATCCGGACCAGACGGATCGGTGATACTCATCGATAGTGGGCCTAATCCGGGGATTATCAAACGCAAGTTAGACCAAAGAGGAATTAAAAAGATCGATGCTATAATAGTTACCCACGCTCACAGCGATCATTTGGGTGCACTAGATAGGTTAATCGATAGCTATAACATTGGAGGAATCTTGTATCCAGCAGGCATAGACAGAACAAGGGCTTTATCTATTATATTATCAAGCGCAAAAAGAAAAGGAATCAAGTGTACTTCACTTGATACTGGGGATATTTTGCATGTCGGAAGTTGTCTCGAGGTTGACATTCTTTACGCAGGAGCAGATGGAGAAGAAAACGATAACTCGGCTGTAACCATGATCAAATATAGTAAGCTGAGCCTGCTGTTTACAGGTGATGCCGGCGGTGAAATCGAGAGGCAGTTGATACAGGAGAGAAAAAGTATCGATGCCGACATCCTTAAGGTAGGACACCACGGAAGCTCCGTTTCAAGCACAAGAGATTTCCTTTGCGCCGTTACGCCTTGCATCTCTGTCATATCGGTTGGCAGGAATAACATGTATGGGCACCCCGCGAGGTCAACAATTGATCGCCTACTAGATGTCGGTTCAAAGATTTATCGCACAGACAGGAATGGGGATGTTACAATTAAATCGGATGGTAATGCTTATCAGGTGTATGTTGAGAAGGAGTAG